One genomic window of Nerophis lumbriciformis linkage group LG29, RoL_Nlum_v2.1, whole genome shotgun sequence includes the following:
- the LOC133572030 gene encoding GRAM domain-containing protein 4-like isoform X3, whose product MRRRLDRIRNWSHRRAEDWADPAESPSTSDTECSEEVLSGTPPVLQEDPKTDLNEIKGHLEITLLEKHFLQEELRKLREEESSVDTLREELEKEHCRNVELEQKIKNMSRRLEDPTSAAPIAPPPQALGAAEKDKEDMYSRFQRWLLRYLGVDFQDFNFQPEEEVAEPDEQLSARRLTENMRRLKRGLRPVTNFKRDLSALSSWYSVYTSAIAFTMYMYATWRGWTISMFLFLAVLRLSLNYLIARGWRIQWSIVPEISEPVEPPREDLTVTEKFQLVLHVAQKVQIIFGKMADVLEKIKNLFMWVDPKLTKKLYVAVWVLFIASCLLPYKVLGLIIGVVAGVKFFIINFIFRSCPKLRERYDTVHIVWTSLPTDLQLRERGDPSLSRRVPSGEDVGAGKSFSTKRGAFHEVFNLPESELPLTACEGGWRCCLINRDKKTPTDYIRHGVLYVTENHLCFECSRSSSSKRNKVIKLLDIVDIQKYKVLSVLQGFGMGISIATPSTQKPLVFGAMANRDEAFHLISSQHKKTVAMVTAAIPET is encoded by the exons ATGCGCAGGCGTCTGGACCGGATTCGTAACTGGAGCCACAGACGGGCGGAAGACTGGGCGGACCCGGCCGAGTCGCCCAGCACGTCGGACACAGAATGCAGCGAGGAG GTCCTTTCAGGAACACCTCCTGTTCTCCAGGAGGACCCCAAAACCGATCTCAACGAGATCAAAGGTCATCTCGAGATCACCTTGTTAGAGAAACACTTCTTAC AGGAGGAGCTGAGGAAACTCCGAGAAGAAGAGTCCAGCGTGGACACGTTGCGTGAGGAGCTGGAGAAAGAGCACTGCAGGAACGTGGAGCTGGAGCAGAAGATCAAAAACATGAGTCGCAG ACTTGAAGATCCCACGAGTGCCGCTCCCATAGCTCCGCCTCCTCAGGCCCTCGGCGCCGCAG AGAAAGACAAGGAGGACATGTACTCCCGCTTCCAGAGGTGGCTCCTCCGTTATTTGGGCGTCGACTTCCAGGACTTCAACTTCCAGCCGGAGGAGGAAGTGGCGGAGCCGGACGAGCAGCTCAGTGCCAGGAG GCTGACAGAAAACATGAGACGTCTCA AGAGAGGACTCAGACCTGTGACGAACTTCAAGAGGGACTTGTCGGCCCTGTCCAGCTGGTACTCGGTCTACACGTCGGCCATCGCCTTCACC ATGTACATGTATGCAACGTGGCGTGGATGGACCATCTCCATGTTCCTGTTCCTCGCCGTCCTCCGCCTCTCTTTAAATTACCTCATCGCCAG GGGCTGGAGGATCCAGTGGAGCATCGTGCCGGAGATCTCAGAACCCGTG GAGCCTCCCAGGGAGGACCTGACCGTCACGGAGAAGTTCCAGCTGGTCCTGCACGTGGCCCAGAAAGTTCAG ATCATCTTTGGCAAGATGGCCGACGTTCTGGAGAAGATCAAGAA tctcTTCATGTGGGTGGATCCTAAGTTAACCAAGAAGCTGTACGTGGCTGTGTGGGTGCTCTTCATCGCCTCCTGCCTGCTGCCTTACAAAGTGCTGGGACTCATCATCG GTGTGGTTGCAGGTGTCAAGTTCTTCATCATCAACTTCATCTTCAGGAGCTGTCCCAAACTGCGGGAACGTTACGACACGGTTCACATTGTGTGGACTAGCCTGCCCACAGACCTGCAGCTGAGGGAGCGTGGCGACCCCTCGCTATCCCGACGG GTTCCTTCTGGGGAGGACGTGGGAGCAGGAAAGTCCTTCAGCACCAAGAGAGGAGCCTTCCATGAGGTCTTTAACCTCCCAGAGAGTGAGCTTCCACTGACAG CGTGTGAGGGAGGTTGGCGCTGCTGCCTGATTAACCGTGACAAGAAGACGCCCACAGACTACATCCGTCACGGCGTGCTCTACGTCACAGAGAA CCACCTGTGCTTCGAGTGCTCCAGGTCTTCATCCTCCAAGAGGAACAAAGTCATCAAGCTGCTGGACATCGTGGACATCCAGAAG TACAAAGTCCTGTCCGTCCTCCAAGGCTTCGGCATGGGCATCTCCATAGCAACGCCCTCCACCCAGAAG CCCCTGGTGTTTGGAGCCATGGCCAACCGCGACGAAGCCTTCCACCTCATCTCCAGCCAGCACAAGAAGACGGTCGCCATGGTTACCGCCGCCATCCCAGAGACGTAG
- the LOC133572030 gene encoding GRAM domain-containing protein 4-like isoform X1: MRRRLDRIRNWSHRRAEDWADPAESPSTSDTECSEEVLSGTPPVLQEDPKTDLNEIKGHLEITLLEKHFLQEELRKLREEESSVDTLREELEKEHCRNVELEQKIKNMSRRLEDPTSAAPIAPPPQALGAAEKDKEDMYSRFQRWLLRYLGVDFQDFNFQPEEEVAEPDEQLSARRLTENMRRLKRGLRPVTNFKRDLSALSSWYSVYTSAIAFTMYMYATWRGWTISMFLFLAVLRLSLNYLIARGWRIQWSIVPEISEPVEPPREDLTVTEKFQLVLHVAQKVQIIFGKMADVLEKIKNLFMWVDPKLTKKLYVAVWVLFIASCLLPYKVLGLIIGVVAGVKFFIINFIFRSCPKLRERYDTVHIVWTSLPTDLQLRERGDPSLSRRLSECDQVRLCCGHVTQAKHLLEACTSLLDLPARFWFLLSPLCCLQVPSGEDVGAGKSFSTKRGAFHEVFNLPESELPLTACEGGWRCCLINRDKKTPTDYIRHGVLYVTENHLCFECSRSSSSKRNKVIKLLDIVDIQKYKVLSVLQGFGMGISIATPSTQKPLVFGAMANRDEAFHLISSQHKKTVAMVTAAIPET, translated from the exons ATGCGCAGGCGTCTGGACCGGATTCGTAACTGGAGCCACAGACGGGCGGAAGACTGGGCGGACCCGGCCGAGTCGCCCAGCACGTCGGACACAGAATGCAGCGAGGAG GTCCTTTCAGGAACACCTCCTGTTCTCCAGGAGGACCCCAAAACCGATCTCAACGAGATCAAAGGTCATCTCGAGATCACCTTGTTAGAGAAACACTTCTTAC AGGAGGAGCTGAGGAAACTCCGAGAAGAAGAGTCCAGCGTGGACACGTTGCGTGAGGAGCTGGAGAAAGAGCACTGCAGGAACGTGGAGCTGGAGCAGAAGATCAAAAACATGAGTCGCAG ACTTGAAGATCCCACGAGTGCCGCTCCCATAGCTCCGCCTCCTCAGGCCCTCGGCGCCGCAG AGAAAGACAAGGAGGACATGTACTCCCGCTTCCAGAGGTGGCTCCTCCGTTATTTGGGCGTCGACTTCCAGGACTTCAACTTCCAGCCGGAGGAGGAAGTGGCGGAGCCGGACGAGCAGCTCAGTGCCAGGAG GCTGACAGAAAACATGAGACGTCTCA AGAGAGGACTCAGACCTGTGACGAACTTCAAGAGGGACTTGTCGGCCCTGTCCAGCTGGTACTCGGTCTACACGTCGGCCATCGCCTTCACC ATGTACATGTATGCAACGTGGCGTGGATGGACCATCTCCATGTTCCTGTTCCTCGCCGTCCTCCGCCTCTCTTTAAATTACCTCATCGCCAG GGGCTGGAGGATCCAGTGGAGCATCGTGCCGGAGATCTCAGAACCCGTG GAGCCTCCCAGGGAGGACCTGACCGTCACGGAGAAGTTCCAGCTGGTCCTGCACGTGGCCCAGAAAGTTCAG ATCATCTTTGGCAAGATGGCCGACGTTCTGGAGAAGATCAAGAA tctcTTCATGTGGGTGGATCCTAAGTTAACCAAGAAGCTGTACGTGGCTGTGTGGGTGCTCTTCATCGCCTCCTGCCTGCTGCCTTACAAAGTGCTGGGACTCATCATCG GTGTGGTTGCAGGTGTCAAGTTCTTCATCATCAACTTCATCTTCAGGAGCTGTCCCAAACTGCGGGAACGTTACGACACGGTTCACATTGTGTGGACTAGCCTGCCCACAGACCTGCAGCTGAGGGAGCGTGGCGACCCCTCGCTATCCCGACGG CTGTCTGAGTGTGACCAGGTAAGGTTGTGTTGTGGTCATGTGACACAAGCGAAGCACCTGTTGGAGGCGTGCACGTCCTTATTGGACCTTCCAGCCCGGTTCTGGTTCTTGTTGAGTCCCCTTTGTTGTCTTCAGGTTCCTTCTGGGGAGGACGTGGGAGCAGGAAAGTCCTTCAGCACCAAGAGAGGAGCCTTCCATGAGGTCTTTAACCTCCCAGAGAGTGAGCTTCCACTGACAG CGTGTGAGGGAGGTTGGCGCTGCTGCCTGATTAACCGTGACAAGAAGACGCCCACAGACTACATCCGTCACGGCGTGCTCTACGTCACAGAGAA CCACCTGTGCTTCGAGTGCTCCAGGTCTTCATCCTCCAAGAGGAACAAAGTCATCAAGCTGCTGGACATCGTGGACATCCAGAAG TACAAAGTCCTGTCCGTCCTCCAAGGCTTCGGCATGGGCATCTCCATAGCAACGCCCTCCACCCAGAAG CCCCTGGTGTTTGGAGCCATGGCCAACCGCGACGAAGCCTTCCACCTCATCTCCAGCCAGCACAAGAAGACGGTCGCCATGGTTACCGCCGCCATCCCAGAGACGTAG
- the LOC133572030 gene encoding GRAM domain-containing protein 4-like isoform X2 has product MRRRLDRIRNWSHRRAEDWADPAESPSTSDTECSEEVLSGTPPVLQEDPKTDLNEIKGHLEITLLEKHFLQEELRKLREEESSVDTLREELEKEHCRNVELEQKIKNMSRRLEDPTSAAPIAPPPQALGAAEKDKEDMYSRFQRWLLRYLGVDFQDFNFQPEEEVAEPDEQLSARRLTENMRRLKRGLRPVTNFKRDLSALSSWYSVYTSAIAFTMYMYATWRGWTISMFLFLAVLRLSLNYLIARGWRIQWSIVPEISEPVEPPREDLTVTEKFQLVLHVAQKVQIIFGKMADVLEKIKNLFMWVDPKLTKKLYVAVWVLFIASCLLPYKVLGLIIGVVAGVKFFIINFIFRSCPKLRERYDTVHIVWTSLPTDLQLRERGDPSLSRRLSECDQVPSGEDVGAGKSFSTKRGAFHEVFNLPESELPLTACEGGWRCCLINRDKKTPTDYIRHGVLYVTENHLCFECSRSSSSKRNKVIKLLDIVDIQKYKVLSVLQGFGMGISIATPSTQKPLVFGAMANRDEAFHLISSQHKKTVAMVTAAIPET; this is encoded by the exons ATGCGCAGGCGTCTGGACCGGATTCGTAACTGGAGCCACAGACGGGCGGAAGACTGGGCGGACCCGGCCGAGTCGCCCAGCACGTCGGACACAGAATGCAGCGAGGAG GTCCTTTCAGGAACACCTCCTGTTCTCCAGGAGGACCCCAAAACCGATCTCAACGAGATCAAAGGTCATCTCGAGATCACCTTGTTAGAGAAACACTTCTTAC AGGAGGAGCTGAGGAAACTCCGAGAAGAAGAGTCCAGCGTGGACACGTTGCGTGAGGAGCTGGAGAAAGAGCACTGCAGGAACGTGGAGCTGGAGCAGAAGATCAAAAACATGAGTCGCAG ACTTGAAGATCCCACGAGTGCCGCTCCCATAGCTCCGCCTCCTCAGGCCCTCGGCGCCGCAG AGAAAGACAAGGAGGACATGTACTCCCGCTTCCAGAGGTGGCTCCTCCGTTATTTGGGCGTCGACTTCCAGGACTTCAACTTCCAGCCGGAGGAGGAAGTGGCGGAGCCGGACGAGCAGCTCAGTGCCAGGAG GCTGACAGAAAACATGAGACGTCTCA AGAGAGGACTCAGACCTGTGACGAACTTCAAGAGGGACTTGTCGGCCCTGTCCAGCTGGTACTCGGTCTACACGTCGGCCATCGCCTTCACC ATGTACATGTATGCAACGTGGCGTGGATGGACCATCTCCATGTTCCTGTTCCTCGCCGTCCTCCGCCTCTCTTTAAATTACCTCATCGCCAG GGGCTGGAGGATCCAGTGGAGCATCGTGCCGGAGATCTCAGAACCCGTG GAGCCTCCCAGGGAGGACCTGACCGTCACGGAGAAGTTCCAGCTGGTCCTGCACGTGGCCCAGAAAGTTCAG ATCATCTTTGGCAAGATGGCCGACGTTCTGGAGAAGATCAAGAA tctcTTCATGTGGGTGGATCCTAAGTTAACCAAGAAGCTGTACGTGGCTGTGTGGGTGCTCTTCATCGCCTCCTGCCTGCTGCCTTACAAAGTGCTGGGACTCATCATCG GTGTGGTTGCAGGTGTCAAGTTCTTCATCATCAACTTCATCTTCAGGAGCTGTCCCAAACTGCGGGAACGTTACGACACGGTTCACATTGTGTGGACTAGCCTGCCCACAGACCTGCAGCTGAGGGAGCGTGGCGACCCCTCGCTATCCCGACGG CTGTCTGAGTGTGACCAG GTTCCTTCTGGGGAGGACGTGGGAGCAGGAAAGTCCTTCAGCACCAAGAGAGGAGCCTTCCATGAGGTCTTTAACCTCCCAGAGAGTGAGCTTCCACTGACAG CGTGTGAGGGAGGTTGGCGCTGCTGCCTGATTAACCGTGACAAGAAGACGCCCACAGACTACATCCGTCACGGCGTGCTCTACGTCACAGAGAA CCACCTGTGCTTCGAGTGCTCCAGGTCTTCATCCTCCAAGAGGAACAAAGTCATCAAGCTGCTGGACATCGTGGACATCCAGAAG TACAAAGTCCTGTCCGTCCTCCAAGGCTTCGGCATGGGCATCTCCATAGCAACGCCCTCCACCCAGAAG CCCCTGGTGTTTGGAGCCATGGCCAACCGCGACGAAGCCTTCCACCTCATCTCCAGCCAGCACAAGAAGACGGTCGCCATGGTTACCGCCGCCATCCCAGAGACGTAG